From Bacillus cereus group sp. RP43, the proteins below share one genomic window:
- a CDS encoding SDR family oxidoreductase yields the protein MFKKQKIIVTGGSRGIGRATVEALAREGADVAFTYHSNHQAAEEVYEATKGCTGKVQGFQSNAKSLIETKEAVAEMKAFLGGIDSLVINAGIVRDAPLLMMKEEDWDDVITTNLGGTFNYAKSVIFEMMKQKRGKIVCITSVSGLKGIQGQTNYASSKSAQIGFVRSLSKEVARYNILVNAVAPGFVETDMWYHIEQAKREELLKEIPLGRPGTLEEISGTIKFLLSPAAGYMTGSILVMDGGISS from the coding sequence ATGTTCAAAAAACAGAAAATCATTGTCACTGGAGGGTCTAGGGGAATAGGAAGGGCAACGGTTGAAGCACTGGCGAGAGAAGGTGCGGATGTTGCTTTTACTTATCACAGTAACCACCAGGCAGCGGAAGAAGTGTATGAAGCAACAAAAGGTTGTACAGGAAAAGTTCAAGGGTTTCAGTCTAATGCGAAATCATTAATTGAAACCAAAGAGGCCGTTGCGGAAATGAAAGCATTCTTAGGGGGGATTGACTCATTAGTCATTAATGCAGGAATTGTCAGGGATGCCCCCCTCCTGATGATGAAAGAAGAAGACTGGGATGACGTCATCACGACAAACTTAGGAGGTACGTTTAACTACGCCAAATCTGTAATTTTTGAAATGATGAAACAAAAACGAGGAAAGATTGTCTGTATAACATCTGTTAGCGGGCTTAAAGGGATTCAAGGGCAAACTAATTACGCCTCGTCAAAATCAGCACAGATTGGATTCGTACGCTCTTTATCTAAAGAAGTTGCTAGATATAACATTCTAGTTAATGCTGTGGCGCCTGGATTTGTTGAAACTGATATGTGGTACCACATTGAACAGGCTAAGAGGGAAGAACTACTCAAAGAAATTCCTCTTGGAAGACCAGGAACACTTGAGGAGATTTCAGGCACTATCAAATTTTTGTTATCTCCTGCTGCTGGATACATGACAGGAAGTATCCTAGTTATGGATGGTGGAATTAGTTCGTAA
- a CDS encoding acyl carrier protein, producing MKNLKEELRTIIAEVIEEEDFQDTDDFVMNLGVDSMMALEIIAQIEQNYQITVNEEYLTRIRSLDAVHELVVQLLESQAKEGATNV from the coding sequence ATGAAAAACTTAAAAGAAGAATTAAGAACGATTATTGCAGAGGTCATTGAAGAGGAGGATTTCCAAGATACTGATGATTTTGTAATGAATTTAGGAGTCGATAGTATGATGGCTTTGGAAATTATCGCACAAATTGAACAGAACTATCAAATTACAGTAAATGAGGAGTACTTAACAAGAATCCGCTCTCTAGATGCAGTTCATGAACTGGTCGTGCAACTGTTAGAATCACAAGCGAAAGAAGGAGCGACTAATGTCTAA
- a CDS encoding beta-ketoacyl-[acyl-carrier-protein] synthase family protein, whose amino-acid sequence MSKKVVVTGIGVISPIGSTKDEFWSNLCEGKIGTKENIETFNTDKFDVHIGGEVKDFDPSPFFEHLDPKQFGRTTQLVVAAAKMAVQDSDMDLHSLGEETAVCIGTTIGNNSVLETHHDMMYQENKTANPEFISHYPLNMISATVAEELGCEGSCTVIPTACAAGNYAIGFGKDLIEDGQAKVAIVGGADAISRVIYSTFHRLGALSQEPSRPFDKNRTGINVSEGAGILVLEDYEHAVSRGARIYAELKGYGLACDAHHPTAPHPEGEGAVHAIKEALRDARISEEDISYINAHGTGTKANDYTESIAIRRVFGEKVEEIPVSSIKSMLGHTMGAASAIEAACCTLAIYHSVIPPTMNFEERDPECLQNVVPNEKISIPVDYALSNSFAFGGNIANIILGRCSHD is encoded by the coding sequence ATGTCTAAAAAGGTGGTTGTAACGGGTATTGGAGTTATTTCACCAATCGGTTCCACGAAGGATGAGTTTTGGTCTAATCTATGTGAAGGAAAGATTGGAACAAAAGAAAATATTGAGACTTTTAACACAGACAAATTCGATGTGCATATTGGAGGAGAAGTAAAGGATTTTGATCCTTCTCCATTTTTTGAACATCTAGATCCCAAGCAATTTGGACGGACCACACAGTTAGTAGTGGCAGCCGCGAAAATGGCAGTGCAGGATTCGGACATGGATCTCCATTCCTTAGGAGAAGAGACAGCGGTTTGTATTGGTACAACTATAGGGAATAACTCCGTTTTGGAGACACATCATGACATGATGTATCAAGAGAATAAAACAGCTAACCCTGAATTTATTTCTCATTATCCTTTAAATATGATTTCAGCAACAGTAGCAGAAGAACTGGGTTGTGAGGGGTCATGTACTGTCATTCCAACTGCATGTGCAGCTGGAAATTATGCGATTGGTTTTGGGAAAGATTTAATCGAGGATGGTCAAGCAAAAGTGGCCATTGTAGGGGGGGCAGATGCAATATCGAGGGTAATTTACTCGACTTTTCATCGCTTAGGTGCCCTGTCTCAGGAGCCCTCAAGACCTTTTGATAAAAATCGAACTGGAATTAATGTCAGTGAAGGAGCAGGGATACTAGTACTGGAAGATTATGAACATGCAGTGAGTAGAGGGGCAAGAATTTATGCAGAATTGAAAGGTTACGGTCTGGCTTGTGATGCTCACCATCCAACAGCTCCGCATCCGGAAGGAGAAGGAGCTGTTCATGCCATTAAGGAAGCCCTTAGGGATGCACGAATTTCAGAAGAGGATATTTCCTATATTAATGCCCACGGTACTGGGACGAAAGCAAACGACTACACAGAATCAATTGCTATTAGAAGAGTATTCGGTGAAAAAGTTGAAGAGATTCCAGTTAGTTCTATAAAATCGATGCTCGGTCACACAATGGGAGCAGCCAGTGCTATTGAAGCGGCGTGCTGTACATTGGCTATCTATCATTCGGTAATTCCTCCTACTATGAATTTTGAGGAAAGGGATCCAGAATGTTTGCAAAATGTTGTTCCTAATGAAAAAATTTCCATTCCAGTAGATTATGCACTAAGTAATTCTTTCGCGTTTGGAGGAAATATAGCGAATATCATCCTAGGGAGGTGCAGTCATGATTGA
- a CDS encoding beta-ketoacyl synthase N-terminal-like domain-containing protein, translating into MIEKDPIVVTGIGTVTPFGFNVNQFWDMLLHDKGGEVELQKIREQKAWMLGDEWDPKEILGQRGLRYMIPGTKYLLGATKSALAHAKLLDSMPDPTEVGIVVGCNFTAMNSAMDYDLITVSKGPRYVSPMQAPNALMNSPASQLGIKLGAKACNTTISTGQNAGLDALGYGMNLIKKNRANYVIVGGVEHLDEHIIWLYEQTGLFPSKYSDQQGRPFSPDSHGIIASEGAGAVILERKSNALARGAVIWGEIEGWENRFSLNRKKDHRAQTFKKTISKLLNKGSLSKEEVHFIVSGANGCKEFDLVEEEVLEEMFGHEQIPVYPVKQKIGESFGAGGVLQFITALGIMAKQKIPEGMNVKELQAQSAFGLRVNNNCKQTMNRALLTSQNYSGELSVVLVRNV; encoded by the coding sequence ATGATTGAAAAAGATCCGATTGTCGTTACGGGGATAGGGACGGTTACGCCCTTTGGTTTTAATGTTAATCAATTTTGGGATATGTTACTTCACGATAAGGGTGGAGAAGTAGAACTACAGAAGATTCGAGAACAAAAAGCATGGATGTTAGGTGATGAGTGGGATCCAAAGGAAATCCTAGGCCAGCGGGGATTACGGTATATGATTCCGGGTACTAAATATCTTTTAGGAGCTACAAAATCGGCCTTAGCGCATGCAAAATTACTTGATTCTATGCCGGATCCAACTGAAGTTGGGATTGTGGTAGGTTGTAACTTTACAGCAATGAATTCAGCTATGGATTATGATCTCATTACGGTTTCAAAGGGACCACGATATGTTAGTCCGATGCAAGCACCTAACGCTCTTATGAATTCACCGGCATCTCAGCTTGGTATCAAGCTAGGGGCAAAAGCTTGCAACACTACTATTTCTACAGGGCAAAATGCAGGACTAGATGCACTAGGTTACGGGATGAATTTGATTAAAAAGAACAGAGCGAACTATGTGATTGTAGGTGGAGTAGAGCATCTAGATGAACATATCATTTGGCTTTATGAACAAACTGGATTGTTTCCTTCCAAATACAGTGATCAGCAGGGGCGACCTTTTTCACCGGATTCACACGGCATAATTGCAAGTGAAGGAGCTGGCGCAGTAATTCTGGAAAGAAAATCAAATGCTTTAGCTAGAGGCGCAGTCATTTGGGGAGAGATAGAGGGATGGGAAAACCGGTTTTCACTCAATCGGAAAAAAGATCATCGCGCACAAACATTTAAGAAAACAATCTCTAAACTCCTTAATAAAGGTTCACTTTCTAAGGAAGAGGTACACTTCATTGTTTCAGGGGCAAATGGATGTAAGGAATTTGACTTAGTTGAAGAAGAAGTGTTGGAAGAAATGTTCGGCCATGAACAGATACCTGTGTATCCTGTCAAACAAAAGATTGGTGAATCTTTTGGAGCAGGTGGAGTACTTCAATTTATAACTGCCCTAGGAATAATGGCGAAACAAAAAATTCCAGAGGGAATGAATGTGAAGGAATTGCAGGCGCAATCTGCGTTTGGTTTGAGAGTTAATAACAACTGTAAACAAACGATGAACAGAGCTCTCCTAACTTCTCAGAATTATTCAGGAGAATTGAGTGTGGTTCTTGTACGTAATGTCTAA
- the fabZ gene encoding 3-hydroxyacyl-ACP dehydratase FabZ, whose translation MNYILNYDQIKELLPQKYPFIFIDQVKEYETGKKVVCVKNLTGNEHFFQGHFPNNSIFPGVLIIEAMAQSAILLSKLSMSKEDGDQTFMLAGAKSRFFHPAYPGDQIRFETELIKSTSNGGIVNSSAWVGEVMIAKADLTFSITNQEKISV comes from the coding sequence ATGAATTATATTTTAAACTATGACCAAATTAAAGAACTATTACCGCAAAAATACCCTTTTATCTTTATTGATCAAGTCAAAGAATATGAGACTGGTAAAAAGGTAGTGTGCGTGAAAAATCTAACAGGGAATGAACACTTTTTTCAGGGTCATTTTCCGAATAATTCGATATTTCCGGGTGTTTTAATCATTGAAGCTATGGCTCAATCAGCTATATTACTTTCTAAACTGAGTATGTCTAAAGAAGATGGAGATCAAACTTTTATGTTAGCGGGGGCTAAGAGCCGATTTTTTCATCCGGCCTATCCAGGAGATCAAATCAGGTTTGAAACGGAATTAATTAAGAGTACCAGTAATGGTGGAATTGTGAATTCTTCAGCATGGGTCGGAGAAGTGATGATTGCAAAAGCCGACCTTACATTCTCGATTACCAACCAAGAAAAAATATCTGTCTAA
- the gabT gene encoding 4-aminobutyrate--2-oxoglutarate transaminase encodes MSFVKIKTELPGPKSIKILEKQDSVARAFGTFVPSIVDYAKGSRVWDMDGNVFLDLAGGVGCLNVGHSHPKVVEAIKREAERFTHTDFTVIPYESYINLADRLCSLMPGKETKRAAFFNSGTEAVENAIKIARKATGKRGIICFDGAFHGRTMLALSLTSKVKPYKENMGPFFNDIYRIPFPNMYRWNGIKNPEIILEQAIENLRNLFLTQIPPSEVAALIIEPIQGEAGFIVPPNNYLKAVQEICNENNIIFIVDEVQTGYGRTGEFLASDYFGIEPDIITLGKSIAAGLPLSAVIGRKSVMDSAGDGAVGGTFVGNPISCAAGIAVLDIYKEERLGEKAQQIGLQIGQKVRALKEKSKLIGDIRGAGAMLAFELVRDHETLEPADTETLEIIQRCLQKGVILFKAGLYNNVIRFLVPLVISEEELTEALNIIEECVIEVTEKYETQNLVGAER; translated from the coding sequence ATGAGTTTTGTTAAGATTAAAACTGAATTGCCAGGTCCAAAATCTATTAAAATACTTGAAAAACAGGATTCTGTCGCACGAGCTTTTGGAACGTTCGTTCCCTCGATTGTGGACTACGCAAAGGGATCACGAGTTTGGGATATGGATGGAAATGTATTTTTGGATTTAGCTGGAGGAGTAGGATGCCTAAATGTAGGACACAGCCATCCAAAAGTAGTGGAAGCAATAAAAAGAGAAGCTGAACGCTTTACTCATACGGACTTTACAGTGATTCCCTATGAATCTTATATTAACTTGGCAGATCGATTATGTTCCCTAATGCCGGGTAAGGAAACAAAAAGAGCTGCTTTCTTTAACTCTGGCACAGAAGCTGTGGAAAATGCAATTAAGATTGCCAGAAAGGCTACTGGGAAAAGAGGCATCATTTGTTTTGACGGGGCGTTCCATGGTAGAACGATGCTCGCGCTTTCCCTAACAAGCAAAGTGAAGCCATACAAGGAGAATATGGGGCCTTTTTTCAATGATATTTACCGAATTCCTTTTCCAAATATGTACCGTTGGAATGGAATAAAGAATCCTGAGATAATTTTAGAACAAGCAATTGAAAACCTTCGTAATCTATTTTTAACTCAAATACCTCCAAGCGAAGTGGCAGCTTTAATTATTGAACCGATTCAAGGAGAAGCAGGGTTTATTGTGCCTCCGAACAATTATTTGAAAGCTGTGCAGGAAATTTGTAATGAAAATAACATTATTTTTATTGTCGATGAAGTTCAAACTGGTTATGGACGAACAGGAGAGTTCCTTGCATCGGATTATTTCGGTATTGAGCCTGATATTATTACTTTAGGAAAATCTATTGCAGCTGGCCTTCCTTTATCTGCTGTTATTGGAAGAAAAAGTGTTATGGATAGTGCTGGTGATGGAGCAGTGGGTGGAACATTTGTCGGTAATCCAATTTCATGTGCTGCAGGAATTGCGGTATTGGATATTTACAAAGAAGAGAGACTAGGAGAGAAAGCCCAGCAGATTGGCCTCCAAATTGGGCAGAAAGTACGTGCTTTAAAGGAAAAATCTAAACTAATTGGGGACATCCGGGGAGCTGGAGCAATGCTAGCGTTTGAGCTTGTTAGGGACCATGAGACTTTGGAGCCTGCTGATACTGAGACATTGGAAATTATACAGCGTTGTTTACAAAAAGGTGTCATTCTCTTTAAAGCAGGTCTTTACAACAATGTCATTCGATTTTTAGTACCCCTTGTGATTTCAGAAGAGGAGCTGACGGAGGCCCTAAATATTATTGAAGAGTGTGTAATAGAAGTGACAGAAAAATATGAAACACAAAATCTAGTTGGAGCAGAGAGGTAA
- a CDS encoding aldehyde dehydrogenase family protein produces MMIECQNYIGGKWLKGTGGTTFENHNPATCEQVSKTETSSHEDVLDAIEQAQTAFYKWKSIPAPKRGEIIFKIGDVIKNRKQSLAELLTKEVGKTRIEAEGEVQEAIDMAYYMAGEGRRMFGHTIPSELPNKWAMSVREPVGVVGAISAFNFPVAVPSWKILPSLILGNTVIWKPSPETSAIANEFVRCFEDGGLPSGVLNLILGDKEVGEILVKDPRVTHISFTGSTESGRKVYELAARNLKRVSLELGGKNAVIVLKDANLDLATDGVVWAAFGTSGQRCTSASRVIVEEEVYDSFIEKLLEKTKNLNVGDGSVEGVNVGPLISESAVQKMEAYISLARKAGSQILCGGERYKDKEGHFFQPTIIGPVDPQNTLVTEEIFGPILCVIKAENFEHALHINNSSKYGLSTALFTQNVNKSFKGIRDVDTGIVYVNHGTTGAEIQLPFGGTKDTGNGLREAGQAALDAFSEWKSIYIDYSDQLQRAQIDTDNLFSDLIETN; encoded by the coding sequence ATGATGATAGAATGCCAAAATTATATAGGTGGAAAATGGTTAAAAGGAACTGGTGGAACAACCTTTGAGAATCACAACCCAGCTACTTGTGAACAAGTATCAAAAACGGAAACTTCCTCGCATGAAGATGTTTTGGATGCAATTGAGCAAGCACAAACTGCTTTTTATAAGTGGAAAAGCATCCCTGCTCCCAAAAGAGGAGAAATTATATTCAAGATTGGAGATGTCATCAAAAATAGAAAACAAAGTCTTGCAGAACTCCTTACAAAGGAGGTTGGAAAGACCAGAATAGAGGCAGAAGGAGAAGTGCAGGAAGCTATTGATATGGCCTATTACATGGCCGGTGAAGGAAGAAGAATGTTTGGTCATACAATTCCATCTGAGCTTCCGAATAAATGGGCCATGTCGGTTCGGGAACCAGTTGGGGTAGTCGGAGCCATAAGTGCTTTCAATTTTCCAGTTGCAGTCCCTTCTTGGAAGATCCTTCCGTCCCTTATTTTAGGGAATACAGTGATTTGGAAACCATCTCCAGAAACATCAGCGATTGCTAATGAATTTGTTCGTTGTTTTGAAGACGGTGGTCTACCTTCGGGTGTGTTGAATCTAATTTTAGGAGACAAAGAAGTGGGGGAAATACTTGTGAAAGACCCTAGGGTTACCCACATTTCATTTACAGGTTCAACAGAAAGCGGTAGAAAGGTTTACGAGCTTGCAGCTAGGAATTTAAAAAGAGTTTCACTTGAACTTGGAGGGAAAAATGCTGTTATCGTGCTGAAAGATGCCAACCTGGACCTTGCCACAGATGGTGTAGTATGGGCGGCATTTGGAACAAGTGGACAACGTTGTACATCAGCAAGCAGAGTAATTGTAGAAGAAGAAGTATATGATAGCTTTATTGAAAAACTTTTAGAAAAGACTAAGAATTTGAATGTTGGAGATGGAAGTGTAGAAGGAGTGAACGTTGGACCGCTAATTAGCGAAAGCGCCGTACAAAAAATGGAAGCATACATTTCCCTGGCAAGGAAAGCTGGTTCACAAATTCTTTGTGGAGGAGAGAGGTACAAAGATAAGGAAGGACATTTCTTTCAGCCTACTATCATTGGGCCTGTAGATCCTCAAAATACACTGGTTACAGAAGAAATTTTCGGTCCCATCCTTTGTGTGATTAAAGCGGAGAATTTTGAACATGCGCTACATATTAATAATTCCAGCAAATATGGGTTGTCAACTGCATTATTTACCCAAAATGTAAATAAGTCATTTAAGGGGATACGTGATGTGGATACAGGGATTGTTTATGTCAACCATGGAACCACAGGCGCCGAAATACAGTTACCATTTGGTGGTACAAAAGATACAGGAAATGGGCTCAGGGAAGCTGGCCAAGCGGCACTAGATGCTTTTAGTGAATGGAAAAGTATATATATAGATTACAGTGACCAACTTCAACGAGCGCAAATAGATACAGATAATCTCTTTAGCGATTTAATTGAAACTAATTAA
- a CDS encoding PadR family transcriptional regulator, with product MDRITIIKGSLEICVLSILYKKRSYGYEIMKELEKYNIKLKGLGSIYPILTRIKEKQLVNVTKEFGIDERPRIYYELNEEGIQFLKQEIKQWYEIQHDIHTLLTDNAMDLKEVELKDEI from the coding sequence ATGGATAGAATAACAATTATTAAAGGCAGTCTCGAAATATGTGTTTTAAGTATTTTGTACAAAAAGCGAAGTTATGGCTATGAAATCATGAAAGAGCTAGAAAAATACAATATTAAATTGAAAGGATTAGGAAGTATTTATCCTATACTAACTCGAATCAAAGAAAAACAGCTTGTTAATGTAACAAAAGAGTTTGGTATAGATGAGCGCCCACGTATCTACTATGAATTAAATGAAGAAGGAATTCAGTTTTTAAAACAAGAAATTAAACAATGGTATGAGATTCAGCACGATATTCACACCCTTTTAACGGACAATGCCATGGACCTTAAGGAGGTAGAATTAAAAGATGAAATCTGA
- a CDS encoding efflux RND transporter permease subunit: MGWLKLLLERKLIVGFSLLLLLAMSLVFIDKLENQFYPEVNYDTATISAYAQSMPAVDVEEKVTYPIEEKLAGLEGIASYESTSTEGLSSIKVTFQEKNGDQAYEKLKEAMGEIKNDLPIIDEVKTLRSTTSQLYEMFLDLHDGELSTMTSFVENTLKPRLESLREVREVRVVGQNEKRALIELDYEKLNQYGIKFSQIEDILNQQNSNVSVGKVDDSGNQSSIRWNTRLDSVEEIKNITIPANGNLVLLSDLADISIVESRNNQELWRDGDSNYIWVSIGRTNDVTQAEMTKAVRAELDKIKKEGLNKGFTMEETIVQSDFVKDSIGSLQDNVVYGGILVVIVLFALLRNFGATAIIGVSIPITVLLTFMLMALFDMSMNLISILALGIGLGMIVDSSIVILESIYKKKEMGLDDRTATLQGTKEVFTPVLASTLTTMTVFLPIGLISGQIGEFAKVLSIVIVFSQITSVIISFTFIPVLSEKMLKVKKKKKIEKPNKILTKYNQYIDWMSKNTRRKLGVMAIFLTVAAASLLLSFAVPASLIPDFYNRQAEFYVGLEQNTTVKDRENVAKGISEFLSKTQDVEAYNVRKLDGNRMYVYVKMTPEDKATKTQDEINAMIHENLQKMSKDYPVTASGSVTYPIQVSIKGKEFDQIENITENLSKEISKIEGVQGITNTLNNSKKENIVTVKRNQLIQDALTPSDIKSQLDLLSLNKQLGNIKGKEGVLPIYLSFGANLQDPATLEKLTINTPSGNKPLSKYVTYDEYTSPSEIKHQDGERTIQILGDIKGRDLGAVSNEIQKVVDRYKLDPGYSIAVGGDIEQQQNTSNEMYLVLLIALLLVFAIMSIQFNSLIHPVVVMFVIPLTLTGVLIGLFVTNTELNLLSAMGMLILIGIVVNNGILLIDRVKQLRLLQQPRYEAIKRACKERIRPILITYITTVFGAIPLAITTGHAGQYQKPMAIALIFGLSFSVLVTLLFVPVVYVLFEDAANKLKRMFKKKNANLDEDERSSF, translated from the coding sequence ATGGGTTGGCTTAAACTTTTATTAGAAAGAAAATTGATTGTAGGTTTTTCATTGTTGCTGTTACTTGCGATGAGTCTTGTTTTTATTGATAAGCTTGAAAATCAGTTTTATCCAGAAGTTAATTACGACACAGCTACCATTTCCGCATATGCTCAAAGCATGCCCGCAGTAGACGTGGAGGAGAAGGTAACATATCCAATTGAAGAAAAGTTAGCTGGTCTTGAAGGAATCGCGTCTTATGAATCGACTTCGACTGAAGGATTGAGCTCAATAAAAGTAACATTCCAAGAGAAAAATGGTGATCAAGCCTATGAAAAGTTAAAAGAAGCGATGGGAGAAATTAAAAATGATCTTCCCATTATTGATGAGGTGAAAACGCTTAGGAGTACAACTTCACAGCTTTACGAAATGTTCTTAGATCTTCATGATGGTGAACTTAGTACGATGACTTCTTTCGTTGAAAACACATTAAAGCCAAGACTAGAGTCGTTACGGGAAGTGCGAGAAGTAAGGGTTGTCGGTCAAAATGAAAAAAGAGCTTTGATTGAATTAGATTATGAAAAGTTGAACCAATACGGGATAAAGTTTAGCCAAATTGAAGACATTCTTAACCAACAAAATTCAAATGTTTCCGTTGGGAAAGTTGATGATAGTGGTAATCAGTCTTCTATAAGATGGAATACTAGATTAGACAGCGTGGAAGAAATTAAAAATATTACAATCCCAGCTAATGGAAATTTGGTCCTTCTTTCAGATCTTGCAGATATAAGTATTGTAGAAAGTCGCAATAATCAAGAGTTATGGCGAGATGGCGACAGTAATTATATATGGGTATCCATCGGCCGTACAAATGATGTGACGCAGGCTGAAATGACCAAAGCAGTTCGTGCAGAGTTAGATAAGATAAAAAAAGAGGGCCTTAACAAAGGCTTCACAATGGAAGAAACTATTGTGCAGTCAGATTTTGTAAAAGATTCTATTGGTAGCTTGCAAGACAATGTAGTATATGGAGGAATTTTGGTTGTTATCGTTCTTTTCGCCCTGCTCCGGAACTTTGGTGCAACAGCTATTATTGGTGTATCTATTCCGATAACTGTACTGCTTACTTTTATGTTGATGGCTCTTTTTGACATGAGCATGAACTTAATTAGTATTCTGGCACTTGGTATTGGACTTGGAATGATTGTAGACTCGTCCATCGTTATACTTGAATCTATCTATAAGAAAAAAGAAATGGGCCTTGATGACAGAACTGCTACACTGCAGGGGACAAAAGAGGTGTTTACGCCAGTCTTAGCTTCGACGCTAACGACTATGACAGTCTTCTTACCAATTGGTCTTATTAGCGGTCAGATTGGGGAGTTTGCGAAAGTATTGTCTATCGTCATTGTATTCAGTCAGATCACCTCAGTCATCATATCTTTTACATTTATCCCGGTTTTATCGGAAAAGATGCTTAAGGTGAAAAAGAAGAAAAAGATAGAAAAACCAAACAAAATACTGACTAAATATAATCAGTATATAGATTGGATGTCCAAGAATACACGAAGAAAATTAGGTGTGATGGCTATATTCCTTACAGTTGCAGCAGCTTCTCTCTTGTTATCGTTTGCTGTACCTGCGAGTTTGATTCCGGATTTTTACAATCGACAGGCGGAATTTTATGTGGGACTTGAACAAAACACAACAGTTAAAGATAGAGAGAATGTTGCGAAAGGGATATCAGAATTTTTATCTAAAACACAGGATGTAGAAGCATATAACGTCCGCAAGCTTGATGGAAACCGCATGTATGTTTATGTGAAAATGACGCCTGAAGATAAAGCGACTAAGACACAAGATGAAATCAATGCTATGATTCATGAAAATTTACAAAAAATGTCTAAAGATTACCCAGTCACAGCTTCAGGATCTGTTACTTATCCAATACAGGTTTCCATTAAAGGGAAAGAATTTGATCAAATTGAAAACATAACCGAGAATTTGAGCAAGGAAATCTCTAAAATTGAAGGTGTCCAAGGGATTACTAATACACTCAATAATAGCAAAAAGGAAAATATTGTAACGGTGAAAAGGAACCAATTGATTCAAGATGCTCTCACGCCTTCGGATATTAAGAGTCAATTAGATTTACTTTCTCTCAATAAACAACTTGGTAACATAAAGGGAAAAGAAGGAGTACTACCAATCTATCTATCTTTTGGAGCCAACCTGCAAGATCCTGCTACACTTGAGAAATTGACCATCAATACACCTAGCGGCAATAAACCGTTAAGTAAGTATGTAACATATGATGAGTATACATCTCCTTCTGAAATAAAGCATCAAGATGGGGAACGTACTATTCAAATCCTGGGGGATATTAAAGGGAGAGACTTAGGAGCGGTCAGCAATGAAATTCAAAAAGTCGTCGATCGTTATAAATTAGATCCAGGGTATTCTATTGCTGTAGGTGGTGACATAGAGCAGCAACAAAATACATCTAACGAGATGTATCTCGTTCTACTAATTGCCCTGTTGCTAGTGTTTGCTATTATGTCTATCCAATTTAATAGTCTTATTCATCCGGTTGTCGTGATGTTTGTAATACCATTAACATTAACAGGTGTGTTAATAGGCCTTTTTGTTACAAATACAGAACTGAATCTGTTGTCAGCCATGGGTATGCTTATCTTAATTGGGATTGTAGTAAATAATGGAATCTTGTTAATCGATAGAGTTAAGCAGCTTCGCCTATTACAACAGCCACGCTATGAAGCGATTAAAAGAGCTTGTAAGGAACGTATTCGCCCAATCCTTATTACCTATATCACTACTGTATTTGGGGCAATACCTTTAGCAATTACAACTGGACATGCAGGACAGTATCAAAAGCCAATGGCGATTGCCCTTATCTTTGGCTTATCATTCTCTGTATTAGTGACACTTTTGTTTGTGCCAGTGGTATATGTGCTCTTTGAGGATGCCGCTAATAAGCTGAAACGTATGTTTAAGAAAAAAAATGCTAATCTTGATGAGGATGAGCGATCATCCTTCTAA